The Amblyomma americanum isolate KBUSLIRL-KWMA chromosome 2, ASM5285725v1, whole genome shotgun sequence genome contains the following window.
TTGGACACCCAGTCgcggaaatatttatttattttgtaacaGGATTTATGGTTTGCCCAAGGTCACTCTCAAGGTCGAGCTTCACACAAATTAGGTGAGCTGGTTCGACCTCGTGaggtagtgctttcgcattaaaatagaAGGAAGAAGGTCGGCCCCACGTGACAGTCCGTGGCGTGTTAACGCGATAGCAACCGGACGTCGTCGCATGCGTCAATAACCATAAgcaaaaaatccacgaaaaatccccagagaagaaaCTTACGAGGCGGGTGGACCACTTAGGTTACGTTACCTTGTtgcgtcatcacaaccagcccaccggattgtgagcaagctgcgcaccgtggcaggtggtagttcaattaatgattagtcgcgagaggttgctcaggaagagcaacctgggtcgcacaagccccacagatggcagcacctgccatcgcagggcagtggcgcatcggcGCTGcaacactgcaccaggagtggtgtgaggacacCCATGCAGTGATCTACCTGTATGAATGACAAGTCGACAATGACCAATTCAGCATATAAGGACATtaaacccattaacgctatcgcgtcgtacccttaaggccaAAAAAAATGGTGCAATAAGTATACCTGCCCCCCTCTGTGATCTCCCGCTGCAAACGCTTCAGCAATCATCGCAAGACAcatttaagtgctttaggactctCACAGGATTGCCCCGTGCTCatcgagcatgtccttggaccctggaagatcgcggcttcgggtgtgcgcgggacaaaggcatttttagtgtttttaagagacacgggtttggtggacattctttgacaattttgtgcgtgcgtgtgtgtttgtgagtgcacAACTGTGCTTgttttcaccattcaccctttctttttatcttttccttttcttttcatcctcctcctctctacccttctcttctttcaccctcgtCTGGAGTAGCATGACAGGCCCacaaccaggcagacatctcctattccattaaagttcttttccctccttcctcccttcctcccccccccccccccaaaaaaaaaatttacttgaTTTCAGCCCTCGCCTGGGGGCCGACTTCCACGCGCCCGAAGACAGAAAGAGAACGACTTTGAGAAAGCTTCAGGGGGTCGACCGTATGCCGTACACAGCTCCGGTTTCCTTCCCTCCATGGGCGCTGAGCACAAAGGACAGCAGTCACTCGCTCGCGCTGAAAGTCAATGCGGGTGCGCTGGCTTATTGCAACTGCTGGGAAAAGCGCGCCACCTTGCGCGGTGTTTTCAAAGTATTGCGCCCTATCTATGCGGCTGCGTGTGCCAGAGGCGTTTTGATTTTCGCGCGGTTTCTGCTGAGCGTGTGAAGCGGGCGTTACAAATTATGGTGCTCTCGAAGGCTTCTTTAGTAACTCTATAACATTCAACTGAATCTTTCACATAGGGACATCGAGCATTTATAGCCCATAAGGGTGAGAACACCAGGAGACAAACTCGATCCACATCAGTAGACTGTCTTTACTCGATGTCAGACGTGCCGATTTAACCAAGATCAGCGCTAAATAGTGAAAGCCGCCGGTACCCCTGGCAAATCGTCATCATCActaacctgactacgcccaccgcagggcaaagacctctcccgtgTCTCAAAAACTGCTTTTCACACCGCGTAATTTCAGACGGTCAATTATTCGACCGTACACAAGAAATGAGGTTGAATTTGTAGACCCATTAAATATTAGGTGATACTTATACGTGGGTCCCTGATTGAATAAAGTATAGATAATCAAGAATAGGGTGCATATTTGTGAGCTATAGCTTCAGTACCGCAGTTTTTAAGTTTCCTGTGAAGAAATTTAATACGGAAATATATCTCCTAGTTCAGTAGCCACCGTGCTTCTAGTGTAGATATAGTCGGACAAGAAATATACGCCTTGGTATTTAAAGTTGTCGGTTTGGTGGAGGAATTTACCGCAGATGCGGGTCACGAGAGCTAAATAACTATAAGAATTAGAATTTGGTAAAGCGCATTTGGCAGATTGTCTCATACCATTATTGGCAGTTcacgaatatccctcaagagaaaagtatacgacTGCTGTATCTTACTGCTactcacctatagggcagaaacgcggaggataacgaaaagggtccaggacaacgcagcgagctgtgaaaaggaaaatgaacgatgtaatgttaagagacaggaacagGGCAGAGCGAGCCAGGAAACAAACGAAGGTTAATTACGTCCCAGTCGAagtcaagagaaataaatgggcttgaaCAAAGCATATAATGCCAAGGCAACATAACCGATAGTCCTTACGGGTAAAggactggattccaagacaaggcaagcgtattaggtggcagcagaaagttaggtaggcggatgagaagTTTGTCGGGATAGTGTGGCCATACAtggcacaggatagggttaattgaagagttATGGGCGAgtcctttggcctgcagtgggcgtagtcagactgataatgatgatgatgaatattatATCGCGATGGCGAAGAATGACAGTGTAAAACGCACCTCAATATCGTTGATGCAGATCAAGAAAAGCAGCGGCCTCAAGGCCAGCCTTGTCGTATACCTGCAGTTCCTTTACTAGACGATAAGAGCGGACAGCTAACTATGAGTGCTTTGGTCCAAGGACGGGGCCCTGAATGGTCTGTGCCGCTGACCAAACCGCATATATCGCTATGGCTAGATGGATACCCGCAGAGTTACACACTGTATATAAACATTTGCTGAAGGGCCAGTTTGCAAACAGTGATAAGGACAACAGTGCTGCATGGAACTGAGGGCAGCGTTCAAGAGATGACAGCAGCTGAAGCGAGAATGGTAAGGTGGATGTGTATAAAGAGACAAGAAGGGAAAGACCAGAGCGACCGCATGAGAGGGACAGTCAAAGTCGTAGATGTTGAAAGACAAATTCAGGAATGTAAGCTGCCATGGTTTTGTCATGCAATGATAAAGGACAACGAATACACTGAAAAGAAGGTGACTGCTGTAGCGGCGTGTGCCGCAGATGAACACGGACTGACAAACAACCTACAAACTCCCTCTTTATTTCAACATACAGTTATATTCACAGAGCTACTCTGGCGCCTCTGGCAGCGGGTTCACAAACGAGAACCGAAACCAAATATACAACAGTGATGAAACTTGAAGTTGATGGAAAGAGGCCAGAGAAGAGATGGCAATAATGATATGGAGGAAGATCTAAGGGTGAAGAAGTTCAAGAGGGAATGAGTTAAAGATGGGATAGACTGAAAGGGGCTCATTGAAAACAGCGACACCATATAAAAATGAGACAAAGCTGTAAATGACAAACAAGTGCACTTCCAGCGTCGCGTCGAAGCTGGAGAGGAAGAAGGCTGGCGCAAGTGAGAAGAGACGAAGAAGCCTTGCACGAAgcagccagaagaagaagaagaagcagcaacCATGTCCAGTCCTCCGCCGGGAGCCCACAGGAGGTCGGACGACATGGCCAGCGGGCTGCAGTCGACGCCGAGCGGGTCGACAGAGATGGGTCGCCAGGGAGCAAAGACGACTGGCGGCGACCCGGCCGCGAAGCCGAAGCTGTCGGACGGAAACACCACCACCAGCAACCGGCCCGCCAGCCCCGCACTGGTCGAACAACGCACGCCCAGCGTCATCATCGAGGAAGTGCAACGCTCACAGGTGGGTATACGTACAGGTGCCTGCATGCGTCCTGGACTGCCATCAAGGATGGCCATAAATGCTTCTCCATGCGTTAACCGTGCACTGTCGCCATATTGTCAAGAGCACCCACTCCCCTTTCCCCTCAGCCATTTCGGCCCTGGTTAAATTGGACAAAGTTCTCACTAGGCAAGCGCGGGAGTATATTTGCCAGCTGGTGCGCTAGTCTCCAACGCTACTCCATCACATCATTCTGCAAGTGCCATCGTGGTTCATTAGGCATTGAGAGAGTAAAGAACTTATGTAAGTGTTGCGCCGCTCAGAGAAAACTGAATAAAATTTCTCCTTACTAAACGGCCTGTTTTCTCATAGATATCATGGTAAAAAACTTTAGTTTTACAGTACGTTTTGCTCGGGTGCTTGTCTAAATCGGCGTCGTATGCGACGACACCGGATATCCCTCGCCCCTGAAAGGGTAGGAAGCGCTCATCGTTTCGCGTTCATCTGTTTTTGTCATTCTTCCGCTCACAAGAGCTGGCGCTGCGAGTACAGCCGTTGCGAAACTCTAAGACAAAACCGAGTAAAATGGCAGTGACTGCTCCATCCTcaacgacgaacggttggtacgAGCGAAGACTAACTGGGACTGACGTTCTCTTGTTATTTGTATATTGTTATTTAAAGCTTGTTATTTTCAGCAGCTATTGATTACGGCAATGCAGTTACTCCCGAAGGACTCGCCACATggcatttttaattatttttaactTGGAGTGTAATTCGAGTCTACTGCACCTTGAACTAACAAGCACGCTTCCAACATATTCCCCGAAGCACATTCGACTAACAAGTCGGTGTATACATTCGTGACATGTGTAGTGATGTGTCAGTAGACACATTTAGCATGCCGCGTGCAGTGTTACCGTTAtcattaccggagtaccgggagcccgcgcgctgTCTGCGCATGCGTAGATCGCCCTGAAgccgccagatggcgccaagTACCCTGCAGCTGCGTGTTCGcctgccgcatcgggaccaatcagcgcgcgcgcgcgagcactGACGGTGGACGGGCTTCGGAACTCCGGTAACGCTAAATGTAGCGCGTGCCGCTACTCCTACCGCTTACCGCGCCCGCCATTGCGCATGCGTAGACCGCCCTGAGGgcgtcagatggcgccacgttcccttCAACAGTACGCCTGCCTgtcgcgtcgggaccaatcagcgcatgcaCAGTGTCAGGTCACGGTAAGCGGTAGCAgtacacgctatgctaaatgtatctaATGACTACGACTGACAGAAGATATTGGTAAAACGGCGTACGCAGTTTCGGGACCAGCGGCGAGTGGCGACGGCCGCCATCGCTGCCTGCGGCGCCATCCTGATCGTCCTCATCGTCGTCATGTACATCATCGTCTCTGGCTCCAGCTCCAACAGTCGGCCTCCCCCGCCGCCCGCCCAGAGCTCCACGACCGCGATGCCCGCCCTGTTAGCTGAGCTGCACCGGCGTCCGTTCAGATAGCTGCCCCTGCCCCCTGGGGGCCTGGCAAGCAAGAGGCACGCCGCTTGAACGGCGTGCGCGACAGTGCTACCAACACGTTCTTAACAAATCCAAATGATGTTAAACACAAAACGTTGCGGTCATCCCTGCGTGCGTTCTAAAGTGTCTAAGCAAATAAATGAGTTCGCGAGAGTGTGATGTTAAATAGTAAATTTCTATCCATTTACTCGGGCAGTTTGCGCCTGATCAGATTTTCTTTCTAATCCATCCATTCTTtaggaatttttttaaaattctcgCCGAaattactggcagtaatctgcaGCTATGTTGCGTTAGCGCCTCTGACTATAATATATATAACTGCAGGATAATTTTCTGGCCCGCCTGCTTGACGTGGGGATACCTTGCTTCTGGCACCTGCCGCCAGAATTCAACAGTCTCCGCAGATTGCATTATCATCTTCAATCCTTCGTCTAATCGGTGCTCCAAAAGCTCCATTTCGAACGTTCCAACACCACCGACAAAGCTTTTGGTGGTTGGAAAGCCGCTATAATCAACACATTGAGCATGAAGGGATTGGTCGGAAATTCGAAACATGGCTTGAGCTCTTTGAGATCTTCAGACCGAGATTCGAAGTCGCTCTCAAGTTCCTCAAGCTTGGCGATGTATTCACTAAGCTTAGCTGCGGTCAGGTCAAATTCAGCATTAGCATCTAGCATGTTCTTCAGTCTTGAAAAGTGGATCAGATTGTTTGTTTTTGGAAAAGTGTGAACTTGTTTTGAAACGTGAACACTGTTTGGGGAAATTCTGATATCATTATTCATTGTCCTTGCAACGACATATTCAGTTCTAGGGTGCTACACCACTTCGGTGAGCTAGCCAGGATCGACTAACCCACCTTCGTCACGAATTTCGGGACATGGCTTAAAAAGTGAATCGGCTCCAAAAGATCAACAAACCTTGACAGCACGTTGCTTACGGACAGCCAACGTACTGCACAAAAGAAAGACATGCCTTTGGGCGAATCATGAAGCTGCAGGCCTTCGAGGATGCTCAGGAATTccgagtggttttttttttcatttgatcgAATGTAGTTGATGACTCGAAGTACCGTCTTCATAACACCCTCGCAGCTGAAGTGCTTCACCACCAGGTGTTCACGATGGATAATGCAGTCTATTGAAAGAAAATTTGAGGGTTGCATGCGCAGACGACCTAGCAACCCTGCATACTTGTCAACCATAGCAGGCGCACCATCGGTTTCAACTGCTACAAGTTTCAGTAGAGAAACATACAACCTTTCTCCAACGCTGTTAAGAAGGCTATCTTTATGTCAATACCACGAGTGGTTTCATATACAAAAGCTCTTCCCTCACGCTGTCATTGGATGAAACAACGAAAATGGCGACTTGTCCTGGATTGTGATTTGTCCGTCGATTCATCGAGCGCTAAGCTGAAAGTCTGTTGAAGTCAGAGCTGACCATTTTCTTAAGTTTATCGTTCGGGTCGAATAGTGCCAAGGCATCGCAGATATTCATCACGAATTGTCCCTCTGAATAGGAGCGCTTAGCACGAACAATGTTCCATGAAATCGCGACAGCGCTGCCTTTTCCGATTCCATTATACAATTGTCCGCAACGGCTATCGCGAAATCTCGCGTTACACACCCGTATCCATCCTGCAGGTCTTTTTTTAGAGCgtaagctctacttcacgaccagagctgcaaaagccgggccatcgctgaagccttgacttTGAATAAATATTGTCGTGACTGGGATTCCAACCcgtggtggcgcgaacagatcagcttcgttggccacaGCGCGAGAGCACTccgctatcgccgcagcagatcacgccccgtgttaaaccgcaacacactcccactgtgcattgcacatcgtagtacatcaacttccatctgcagtgCGAAGAGATCGGATCAGCCCATCCTCTATCGGAGCTTAACCAGTCCAATATCGtctccagacgtgccgacgacccagaaaagcaaaaccatgagcttatcgggctaaacacatgctttcgcgcgtctactctgtgtaactacgttaaaaccttaCCATTTTTTTCCGTCACTTTCTGGCTatactatacaggaggtgaaactcccgtctgcgcgagcgagcgcaggcgataGTCACAGTtgttgtatgcgccgacgggggcgcatgcagtggcgccgcctcgtagaagcagcaggaaaaaaaataaaaaaaatgcagcgcctgggcaggcgctccggcggcgcgcgcgctTAGAGCAGACAAGCAGAcgagactgactgactgactgaaaactttattttcaaaatatatacagggagctagtggagcggtccttgagggtccgttccttacaaatgctaggtgggctgctcattacagcagcccattggcggtagctgctgctcgggcgcgcccgaccagggccttttggctcgccaggtcagagcagccgagcagggccgcctcccagtcctcccgggcagggttggggatagggggaagatgcggagttgattggcatgcccacaccatgtggtaaatgtccgaagacttttccctgcagtgcgggcactcccctgtgcacgcagggtcgaaattTTTTATTACTGCCGTgcacagaagtgttttagtataaaggcgaaggagtaagtgttcctccgccttcgtgaggcccttgcagggcttaggaaagattgcgtggccgaattggtaatactggatgatttccttgaaggcaaaagccggattagggtcggagtccgcatcggggggaggcgagggtgatgcccggagagtgagcgcgcgggcagcggcgtcggccacttcgttgccctcgagacccgtgtgcgcgggagtccatactattgtGCGGGACGCGGGAGCCCCGGGATAATTACTATGTTGAAGAATTCGGTATGCCAAATAGAGAATAAAGCCCCTTTCTATGTTCCTGCAGTACCCCCGCGAGTCGGGAacgatgacccgcgagtcctgatcggcggcggcgagcgcggtTGCCGcctcttccgcatgagtaatgtcttgagctttgaacgtaaggctgttcactgcggtgttttggtggacgactgcggctgtgtaccaacccccatgatgtgggccggtggcgtccacgtaaaatactccgtgtttgtttccatagtagcgtgccaaggcttccgcccgcgcgaggcgtcGGCCACAATGGTCGTCTCGTGTCATGTTGGACGGAAGAGGGCGttcgtgcagggcgtatctccagatctcggggatgcgcacgcgctcttccgttagtgttggatgtgaagtcgggcaagcaggcggcgacccgacggcgtctctgagagtcttgtgtagtggtttgtcaagtgtgcttctcggagctccatgaaggtgttgaccatccccaagcccaggaggcgctggttggacgtggtgaccGGGAGATCGAGAGCACACTTGTAAGTCTTACGGAGAACCACCTCAAAGGCTTTCTCGTCACATTTGCGAAGGTGGAAATAAGAAGTCGAGTACAAGACTCGACTGGTTACGAAtgcgtgcgccagccgcaaggcatctttgcaccgtaaccccccgcggttattggaaacccggcggatcatgcggcccacctggtctcccaccttgcgcaatttggccagtgttgtgtcgacacggcggtgtttattgataaagagaCCCAGTACCCTGATCTCCGCGTGTTCTGAGACGGGTCCGCTTGCTAGGGACAGTTCGATTTTGGTAGTGCACTTCGGCGAGGGTCGAacgtgcacaaattccgatttggccggggagcattcaaggccgcagcggcgggcgtaagcatccacaatctccgccgcttgctgcaggttggcttcaatgtctcctaccgatccgtgcttagcccagatggtgatgtcgtccagccgccagcaggatagtggcgccgcgggcttgtgacttTTTCTGGTCGCCGCTGACGGCGGAGCTTCCACTCCTTATAGACTTCCTCCGTGGCCCCCTGACCTTAAGCAAATCGCTATCGTTCTCTACTGTCCCCAATTCCTGGCTTTCTTGAAGCAGAAGAGCGAGCTAGAAGTAATCTCAggcccatttaaaaaaaaaaaaaaacactacaacaCTAAAAGTTTATTCCAGGAGGGTACTGAGAATCATGCGCAGTACATGAAGTTTTCGGGGTCATCTTTGCTCCAACTAGGCAGCCTCTGCACGCAGACCGTACATACCGACCAAGGGCCCCAACACCAATGGAGTGTGCTGCAACGTTACTGAATCCTAGCTGCACGAAGTTCGGAGGTCACATATATTGGTCCAACGCGAAAGCTCTTTATAAAATATTTTCCGACTTTGGAAGGCTGTGGTGTACTAGTAAGGCCGAAGGCTAGGAGGCCTAGTGTAGCGAACTATAAAATCGGAGACTAATGGAGTGCAcatatagacgctttacagcgcgggagcatgggcgccgccatactTGGTCACGGGACCATTCCGCCATCGCCGGCCTTCTCGTTTCGAGGGCTGTCGGCGTGCAAGACGCTTCTCCGGCCATCGCTGTGAATAACGAGCTGTCGGACGGCACAAAAACTTAGTGCGAGTGTGCATAGAATGTGTTGGTACTGGAAAATGCTTGGTTCAACGAGCTCATTTACTCGTCTCCTTCAGACTGCCCACATATCGCCTCGAATGTGCCAACAAACCATGGTCAACTACCTGCGCGTTATTTGTCAATTTACCGTCTAACGCTATTTGTGGACCGCATAATTTGATGTTGAACTGCAGGTTAAAAGCGGGACAATTTCTGAAAGCTTGCTTTTTAGAGACAGGTATTTTTGCCAAATTGAGAAATATGTGTAGCACTGCGCACGGGACTTGCTACCAAACGTGCGCGTTTGATCGGCGGTCAATTCCCCAGATATTTACTTTATCCTTCGTTACCATTCCGGCTCCCAAAGGAATAATATGGATGTTTTTCAAGGGCCCCTTCAGAACCTAGCCGCCGTTCGACTGGTGCTCACTTGCGAAGTAAAACTGAAAACCGCTGCGGAGTTCAGCACCCGCAGATGTAGCCAGCCAGAATAAGTGGAAATATAAAAAGTCGTCATGATAAATTTTACCGCTGTCCCGTGCATTAGCGTACTTCTGTAGAGCTTTGCATTGGTCGAAAGAATTGGAAGTCGAAGCGCCTTCTTTGTGGACTTTTGCAAAAACtccgctgccgcttccaccgTGCTAGCGCCAAGTACGCACGAGCTTAGGGAGCACTGTGCCGACGCCCAGGAAGCACTTATGCAATACGTCTCAAAAAGCACCGATTAATCAATGTATTGGATAAGAGTTTGTCGAAGATGAAAAAGGTTACAGGCATGTACGCTCGTTCTGGCATTCCCGCAGCTACTGCTGGCTCTGAAATAAAACTGGCACGTGGCGtttgcgatgttttttttttcgtggaagaACACATTAACGTTCTGTTCTCCCCGAGAGCAGCATGAACTCGCAAGACAGCTCCTCGAAAAACGGCGGCAGTGTCGCGAAGTTTCCCATTTGTAATAAGCACGTCTACTTTTCTGTTGCTAGACCACAGGGATATTAGCTCTAGATATTAATTATACGAATGACGTCCGTACACAGGCTGCGCAGCAGCGTTTCGTACTACGCGCCGATGCTGATAGTGATGGCTCCGAAGGCCAGAAGTGGTGGCCATcctagtggcgccacctgtcgTTGACAGAGTGAAGTGTTCTCTGTAAATATACACTGCTCTGCTTCAGAAGCCACTCACTGTTCATACTGACTCAGTTACCGTGGTATACTCGCATTAAAGCAAGTGTTGTGCAACACTTTTCCTTAGCGACTTCAGCTACTCACTCCCATATTCTCTGCCGAGCTCCACGTTTCCATGATGTTTTACTTTCTAGCCCAAACTGTACGATCATGCTGTACAGCCTTCGTCAAACATAACAAAAACATAGAAACAGGGCAAGATAAGAAACAGACTGCACACACAGCCCTTTCTTGCCCACTTTCTACATGCTGTTTTCGGTCATATGTCAGCAGAGCCCAAGAATCGAGCTTGCCAGACTCTTCTAGCATCCACGGAAGTTACTTTCTGAAAGGGAGAAGACGAGAGTagttctgcaggttttgaacatTGGCGATTCATTATGAGCCATGCAGCATAGCCTGGAAGAGAAACCTTTGGGCTCGGCTTTTGTCAAGTTTGCCAGCGGCAAGCCCAACATAAGCGCGAAACTGCTTTTCATGAAGAACATTACATGCAATGCAACACTTAGGTCAGGTGCAACTCACAAAGCAACAAATGCCCTCAAAAAGAGACCCCTCCCAAAGCTAATCATATTGACCAGCTCTCGCGAATACAGCTATAATCCATCCTGGGCGAGAAAAAAGAACACGGTCCGTTTGAGGTTTCCAACTGTGTTTGGAACCAATTGAAAGCTCCAGTTGGTATGTTGCAATTGAAACATTTTGGTTTCAGTTGGAATGTCCAATTGGTTCAGGACCCAACGGTTTCGTTTCGCCTAGGGGGTTAACCTTGCACCTGCCATGCCGATACAATGTCGCACTAGCAGCTGCAAGGGGATTAACCACATCATGGCAAtctgtcgatgccattggctggagggtctccttcgAGGGGCATtggccgcttcgttcttgaggcGTTCAGCAGACCTTGTGACAGTCACACGGCCAGCTGGTAGAGAGATTAGTGAATCCCGCCATGAGGGGAAAACGGAATACTTCTGCTAAATTGAGTTAGCTGTTAGATACTGATGTCGGGTCAGGTCCTTTGGGcttgtacaaagaaaaaaaaagcagtgagcAATGATGGGGCCCCTGCGTGCACACAGAATTAGAAATGCTGCCAAGGCAGGTGATGCAGGGAAAGCGCATAAAGGGCACCCAGAACGAATAAACGTGCCTCGGAAGTGAAGTCTGTGGCAATCATGGAATTGCATGAATGGGTACCAACCCCCTACAACTTGGTTCCTCCACAGCTCATCCATCTCGGTATGGTGGCCCTAACCCAAGCACTGCGAAACTGCAGGAAAGAGCGACCACATAAGCAAGAACAGGTGCAACTTCCTTTCTTGCTGAAAGGAGGCGGGGTCATCCAGGGTGGTGTAAAGCCCTTAAATATTGCTGCTACCTTTGGACTCCAGCGCATTGCAAGGCTATGCGAGGTGTGAAAGCAGCGGCAAAATAGGAGCCAATGAGTTAACAGTTCTCTGCCTTTTCAACAATGCGCCCAGCAGCCGGCATGGTCACAGTCACTTTAGGCCTGTGCAGGTAAACCCTATAAGGCGCTATATGTTCACAACCATGCACAAAGTGAGCTCGCAGGTTCTTTCAAGGGTGTGCTACACCTAGCTGCAATCTAGCAGCCATCATGTGACAAATCTGGTCCTTTTTATATGCCAAGTAGTGAACACAGTATAAATTTCACAAAACAAGAGCTTCATAGCACATCCTTTGCCATTAATACACCGAATTTGCCACTGTTAATATTTGTTTTCTTCTGGAGTCTCGCTTCCAAAGAAATTCCACAATCCTTTAGATGCTTCACAAATCCCATCAT
Protein-coding sequences here:
- the LOC144118525 gene encoding uncharacterized protein LOC144118525, with the translated sequence MSSPPPGAHRRSDDMASGLQSTPSGSTEMGRQGAKTTGGDPAAKPKLSDGNTTTSNRPASPALVEQRTPSVIIEEVQRSQFRDQRRVATAAIAACGAILIVLIVVMYIIVSGSSSNSRPPPPPAQSSTTAMPALLAELHRRPFR